From Streptomyces chrestomyceticus JCM 4735, one genomic window encodes:
- a CDS encoding cation acetate symporter has protein sequence MSATERITAGTGRLADGAAQLAAGGAGEHRALIITLFAVFVAATLGITVWAGRQTKGAEDFYAGGRQFSGFQNGLAISGDYMSAASFLGIAGAIALFGYDGFLYSIGFLVAWLVALLLVAEPLRNSGRFTMGDVLAYRMRQRPVRTAAGVSTIIVSIFYLLAQMAGAGALVTLLLGITSEAGKILVVVLVGIVMILYVSIGGMKGTTWVQMVKAVLLIAGTLLITFLVMLKFNFNISTLLGRAAEESGKGAAFLEPGLKYGVTATSKIDFISLGIALVLGTAGLPHILIRFYTVPTAKAARKSVNWAIGIIGVFYLMTIALGFGAAALIKPETIIASNKAGNTAAPLLAQEIGGGADSTGGAILLAVISAVAFATILAVVAGLTLASSSSFAHDLYVNVIRKGQATEKEEVAAARWATVGIGAVAIVLGVFARGLNVAGLVALAFAVAASANLPTILYSLFWKRFTTQGALWSIYGGLASSVLLVLFSPVVSGKPTSMFPGVDFHFFPLENPGLISIPLGFLLGWLGSLLSKEEPDVKKYAELEVRSLTGTGAH, from the coding sequence ATGAGCGCGACCGAGCGGATCACCGCCGGTACGGGACGGCTCGCCGACGGCGCCGCCCAGCTCGCCGCGGGCGGCGCGGGCGAGCACCGGGCGCTGATCATCACGCTGTTCGCGGTCTTCGTCGCCGCGACACTCGGCATCACCGTCTGGGCCGGCCGGCAGACCAAGGGCGCCGAGGACTTCTACGCGGGCGGCCGCCAGTTCAGCGGCTTCCAGAACGGCCTGGCGATCTCCGGCGACTACATGTCCGCCGCGTCCTTCCTGGGCATCGCCGGGGCCATCGCCCTCTTCGGGTACGACGGTTTCCTGTACTCCATCGGCTTCCTCGTCGCCTGGCTCGTGGCGCTGCTGCTGGTGGCCGAACCGCTGCGCAACTCGGGCCGGTTCACCATGGGCGACGTGCTCGCGTACCGGATGCGCCAGCGCCCGGTGCGCACCGCCGCCGGCGTCTCCACCATCATCGTCTCGATCTTCTACCTGCTCGCCCAGATGGCGGGCGCGGGCGCCCTGGTCACGCTGCTGCTCGGCATCACCAGCGAGGCCGGGAAGATCCTGGTCGTCGTCCTGGTCGGCATCGTGATGATCCTGTACGTGTCCATCGGCGGCATGAAGGGCACCACCTGGGTCCAGATGGTCAAGGCCGTCCTGCTGATCGCGGGCACCCTGCTCATCACGTTCCTGGTGATGCTCAAGTTCAACTTCAACATCTCCACGCTGCTGGGCCGGGCGGCCGAGGAGAGCGGCAAGGGCGCCGCCTTCCTGGAGCCGGGCCTGAAGTACGGCGTGACCGCCACCTCGAAGATCGACTTCATCTCGCTGGGCATCGCCCTGGTCCTGGGCACCGCCGGACTGCCGCACATCCTGATCCGCTTCTACACCGTGCCCACCGCCAAGGCCGCCCGGAAGTCGGTGAACTGGGCGATCGGCATCATCGGCGTCTTCTACCTGATGACCATCGCGCTGGGCTTCGGCGCCGCCGCCCTGATAAAGCCCGAGACGATCATCGCGTCCAACAAGGCGGGCAACACCGCCGCCCCGCTGCTCGCCCAGGAGATCGGCGGCGGCGCCGACTCCACCGGCGGCGCGATCCTGCTCGCGGTGATCTCCGCGGTGGCCTTCGCGACCATCCTCGCGGTCGTCGCCGGACTCACCCTCGCCTCATCCTCGTCCTTCGCGCACGACCTGTACGTCAACGTCATCCGCAAGGGGCAGGCCACCGAGAAGGAGGAGGTGGCCGCGGCCCGCTGGGCGACCGTCGGCATCGGCGCCGTCGCCATCGTCCTCGGCGTGTTCGCGCGCGGCCTGAACGTCGCGGGCCTGGTGGCCCTCGCCTTCGCCGTCGCGGCCTCCGCCAACCTGCCGACGATCCTCTACAGCCTGTTCTGGAAGCGGTTCACCACGCAGGGCGCGCTGTGGTCCATCTACGGCGGCCTGGCCTCCTCGGTGCTGCTGGTGCTCTTCTCGCCGGTCGTCTCCGGCAAGCCCACCTCGATGTTCCCCGGCGTGGACTTCCACTTCTTCCCCCTGGAGAACCCGGGGCTGATCTCCATCCCGCTGGGCTTCCTGCTGGGCTGGCTGGGCTCGCTGCTGTCCAAGGAGGAGCCGGACGTGAAGAAGTACGCCGAACTGGAGGTCCGCTCCCTGACCGGCACCGGGGCGCACTGA
- a CDS encoding glycoside hydrolase family 15 protein, with the protein MHAPIEDYALIGDLQTAALVGRNGSVDWLCLPHFDSAACFAALLGDQENGHWLLAPADPDARPERSYRGDSLVLDTVWHTPTGSVRVTDFMPQRDRAPDVVRIVEGLEGDVPMEGVLRLRFDYGLVVPWVRHVGRCRVAVAGPDSAWLRTEPEVKTYGQGLSTRSDFTVAAGERVAFILTWHPSHEPRPAEIDPYEALEHTLEDWRAWAAHCRYDGPYRAEVLRSLITLKALTFAPTGGIVAAPTTSLPEELGGVRNWDYRFCWLRDATLTLNSLVTAGYTEEASAWRDWLLRAVAGNPADLQIMYGLGGERRLPEAELPWLGGYAGSTPVRIGNAAVEQRQLDVYGGVLDSFHIARVAGLSSKPHAWNIQRSLLDFLECHWREPDEGLWEVRGPRRHFVHSKIMAWVAADRAVRAVESRPELEGDVARWRAMRDEVHREVCEKGYDAERNTFTQSYGSDLLDAATLLIPRLGFLPADDPRVVGTVDAVRAELAHGGLIRRYSTDATTVDGLPGDEGTFLVCSFWLAEALHLTGREEEARELFDRLLRLPNDVGLLAEEYDPVAGRQLGNFPQAFSHIGLISTAFTMFGCDGAD; encoded by the coding sequence GTGCACGCACCCATCGAGGACTACGCGCTCATCGGCGACCTGCAGACCGCCGCCCTGGTCGGCCGGAACGGCTCCGTCGACTGGCTGTGCCTGCCGCACTTCGACTCCGCCGCCTGCTTCGCGGCGCTCCTCGGCGACCAGGAGAACGGGCACTGGCTGCTCGCCCCCGCCGACCCCGACGCCCGGCCCGAACGCTCCTACCGGGGCGACTCCCTGGTCCTGGACACCGTCTGGCACACCCCCACCGGCTCGGTGCGGGTCACCGACTTCATGCCGCAGCGCGACCGCGCGCCCGACGTCGTACGCATCGTGGAGGGCCTGGAGGGCGACGTCCCCATGGAGGGGGTGCTGCGGCTGCGCTTCGACTACGGGCTGGTCGTGCCCTGGGTGCGGCACGTCGGCCGGTGCCGGGTCGCGGTGGCCGGGCCGGACTCCGCGTGGCTGCGCACCGAGCCCGAGGTCAAGACGTACGGCCAGGGACTCAGCACCCGCTCCGACTTCACCGTCGCCGCCGGCGAGCGGGTGGCGTTCATCCTCACCTGGCACCCCTCGCACGAGCCGCGCCCGGCCGAGATCGATCCGTACGAGGCGCTGGAGCACACCCTGGAGGACTGGCGGGCGTGGGCGGCGCACTGCCGCTACGACGGTCCGTACCGGGCCGAGGTCCTGCGCTCCCTGATCACGCTCAAGGCCCTGACCTTCGCGCCCACCGGCGGCATCGTCGCGGCGCCCACCACCTCGCTGCCCGAGGAGCTGGGCGGCGTACGGAACTGGGACTACCGCTTCTGCTGGCTGCGCGACGCCACCCTGACCCTCAACTCGCTGGTCACCGCCGGATACACCGAGGAGGCGTCGGCCTGGCGGGACTGGCTGCTGCGCGCGGTGGCCGGCAACCCGGCCGACCTCCAGATCATGTACGGCCTGGGCGGCGAACGGCGGCTGCCGGAGGCCGAGCTGCCCTGGCTCGGCGGCTACGCCGGCTCCACGCCCGTACGCATCGGCAACGCCGCCGTCGAACAGCGGCAGCTCGACGTGTACGGCGGGGTGCTGGACTCCTTCCACATCGCGCGCGTCGCCGGGCTGTCGTCCAAGCCGCACGCCTGGAACATCCAGCGCTCGCTGCTGGACTTCCTGGAGTGCCACTGGCGGGAGCCGGACGAGGGGCTGTGGGAGGTCCGCGGGCCCCGCCGGCACTTCGTGCACTCCAAGATCATGGCGTGGGTCGCCGCCGACCGCGCCGTCCGGGCGGTCGAGTCCCGCCCCGAGCTGGAGGGGGACGTCGCCCGCTGGCGCGCGATGCGCGACGAGGTGCACCGCGAGGTGTGCGAGAAGGGGTACGACGCGGAGCGCAACACCTTCACCCAGTCCTACGGCTCGGACCTGCTGGACGCCGCGACACTGCTGATCCCGCGCCTCGGCTTCCTGCCCGCCGACGACCCGCGGGTCGTCGGCACGGTCGACGCGGTCCGCGCGGAGCTGGCGCACGGCGGCCTCATACGGCGTTACAGCACCGACGCCACCACCGTGGACGGGCTGCCGGGCGACGAGGGCACCTTCCTGGTCTGCTCGTTCTGGCTGGCCGAGGCCCTGCACCTGACCGGGCGGGAGGAGGAGGCCAGGGAGCTGTTCGACCGGCTGCTGCGGCTGCCCAACGACGTGGGACTGCTGGCCGAGGAGTACGACCCCGTCGCCGGCCGCCAGTTGGGCAACTTCCCCCAGGCATTCAGCCACATCGGCCTCATCAGCACCGCCTTCACCATGTTCGGGTGCGACGGGGCAGACTGA
- a CDS encoding S8 family peptidase: MAHPRSRRVRALAVPLGLALTASLGFLPAAATAASQDAAPAAAATADGPQLSYVVNATPGKASVGKVTKAIKAAGGKVIVAHEKIGVIVVHSANPLFAATIRKAPGVQSAGATRTTPLKASATTDVGKPQKVERLSADKAAKAARVANAAGDDKEPLEPLQWDIPAIKADQAAKIDEGSKKVTVAVIDTGVDDTHPDLKANFAPKQSANCVGGVPDTSPGAWRPYDPAEDYHGTHVAGTIAAARNGVGVAGVAPGVKLSAIKVSEPQTSLFYAESVVCAFVFAADHGAKVTNNSYYVDPWMFNCKDDLDQGAIVDAVGRAAKYAENKGVVNVAAAGNSNMDLAAAQLTDTSSPNDSTPVSRTIDPKKCWDVPTQLPGTVTVASTGVKGLKSYFSNYGNGVIDVAAPGGDSRQIPDLPAKHGGILSTMPGGDYGYLQGTSMASPHVAGVVALLKSTHPKSSPQEIQWLLKMQADNPGCPTADKTCTGTQHVNGHYGYGIVDALDAVKD; encoded by the coding sequence ATGGCGCATCCCCGATCCAGACGGGTGCGGGCGCTTGCCGTGCCGCTCGGTCTGGCTCTGACGGCATCCCTCGGCTTCCTGCCGGCCGCGGCCACCGCCGCGTCCCAGGACGCGGCCCCGGCGGCCGCCGCCACCGCTGACGGACCGCAGCTCTCGTACGTCGTGAACGCCACGCCGGGCAAGGCCTCGGTCGGCAAGGTCACGAAGGCGATCAAGGCGGCCGGCGGCAAGGTGATCGTCGCCCACGAGAAGATAGGCGTGATCGTCGTCCACTCGGCGAACCCGCTCTTCGCGGCCACCATACGCAAGGCGCCGGGCGTGCAGTCCGCCGGCGCCACCCGTACGACTCCGCTGAAGGCGTCCGCCACCACGGACGTCGGCAAGCCCCAGAAGGTCGAGCGGCTCTCCGCCGACAAGGCGGCCAAGGCGGCCCGCGTGGCCAACGCCGCGGGCGACGACAAGGAGCCGCTGGAGCCGCTCCAGTGGGACATCCCCGCCATCAAGGCGGACCAGGCCGCGAAGATCGACGAGGGCAGCAAGAAGGTCACCGTCGCGGTCATCGACACCGGTGTGGACGACACCCACCCGGACCTGAAGGCCAACTTCGCCCCCAAGCAGTCCGCGAACTGCGTGGGCGGCGTGCCGGACACCTCCCCCGGCGCCTGGCGTCCGTACGACCCGGCCGAGGACTACCACGGCACGCACGTCGCGGGCACCATCGCCGCCGCCCGTAACGGCGTGGGCGTGGCCGGTGTGGCGCCGGGCGTGAAGCTCTCCGCCATCAAGGTGAGCGAGCCCCAGACGAGCCTGTTCTACGCCGAGAGCGTGGTGTGCGCCTTCGTCTTCGCGGCCGACCACGGCGCCAAGGTGACGAACAACAGCTACTACGTCGACCCGTGGATGTTCAACTGCAAGGACGACCTGGACCAGGGCGCCATCGTGGACGCCGTCGGCCGGGCCGCCAAGTACGCCGAGAACAAGGGCGTGGTGAACGTCGCCGCGGCCGGCAACTCCAACATGGACCTGGCGGCGGCGCAGCTCACCGACACCTCCAGCCCGAACGACTCCACGCCGGTCTCGCGGACGATCGACCCGAAGAAGTGCTGGGACGTCCCGACCCAGCTTCCGGGCACCGTCACGGTGGCCTCGACCGGCGTCAAGGGTCTGAAGTCGTACTTCTCGAACTACGGCAACGGTGTGATCGACGTGGCGGCGCCGGGCGGCGACTCCCGCCAGATCCCGGACCTGCCCGCCAAGCACGGCGGCATCCTGTCGACCATGCCCGGCGGTGACTACGGCTACCTCCAGGGCACCTCGATGGCCAGCCCGCACGTGGCCGGTGTCGTGGCGCTGCTGAAGAGCACCCACCCCAAGTCCAGCCCGCAGGAGATCCAGTGGCTCCTGAAGATGCAGGCCGACAACCCGGGCTGCCCGACCGCCGACAAGACGTGCACCGGTACGCAGCACGTCAACGGCCACTACGGCTACGGCATCGTGGACGCGCTCGACGCGGTCAAGGACTGA
- a CDS encoding DUF485 domain-containing protein, whose product MSTAPPPTGPGPHRPPDFTEVQASQEFGELRRSYRSFAFPLTVAFILWYLLYVLLSSYAGGFMGTKVVGNVNVAFVLGLAQFLTTFLIAWWYARHAAAKLDPKAQAIKSRVEGDA is encoded by the coding sequence GTGAGCACCGCACCACCGCCCACCGGTCCGGGGCCGCACCGGCCGCCGGACTTCACCGAGGTCCAGGCGAGTCAGGAGTTCGGCGAACTGCGCCGTTCGTACCGTTCGTTCGCCTTTCCGCTCACCGTCGCCTTCATCCTCTGGTACCTGCTGTACGTGCTGCTCTCCAGCTACGCGGGCGGCTTCATGGGCACCAAGGTCGTCGGCAACGTCAACGTCGCCTTCGTGCTCGGCCTCGCGCAGTTCCTGACCACCTTCCTCATCGCCTGGTGGTACGCCCGGCACGCCGCCGCGAAGCTGGACCCCAAGGCCCAGGCGATCAAATCCCGGGTGGAGGGTGACGCATGA
- a CDS encoding DEDDh family exonuclease yields the protein MLEDRMAAARPITPAIGQQPSPPEAAASWPAAYPQGYAVVDVETTGLARDDRIVSAAVYRLDVHGEVEDHWYTLVNPERDPGPVWIHGLTSDMLAAAPLFPEIVPELSKRLEGRVLVAHNAMFDWSMIAREYARAEAEAPVRQRLCTIALSKELRLPLPNHKLESLAAHYGVTQQHAHHALDDARVLAEAFRPSLRLAAQANLRLPLLACQPLTEWADGPAAPRQRPAAAAYRPTSWRPSRKRPACPYPNPGRYEPGARLVQGMRVAFSGDTSVDRELLEDRAIEAGLHVATSVSRLTSLLVTNDPESRTSKTAKAASFGTPVIDEAAFMQLLQDVAPAPASG from the coding sequence ATGCTCGAAGACCGTATGGCAGCAGCCCGCCCGATCACCCCGGCGATCGGGCAGCAGCCGTCCCCTCCGGAGGCGGCCGCCTCCTGGCCGGCCGCGTATCCCCAGGGGTACGCGGTGGTCGACGTGGAGACCACCGGCCTGGCCCGCGACGACCGGATAGTCTCCGCCGCCGTGTACCGCCTCGACGTCCACGGCGAGGTCGAGGACCACTGGTACACCCTCGTCAACCCGGAGCGGGACCCGGGCCCGGTGTGGATCCACGGTCTGACGAGCGACATGCTCGCCGCCGCGCCGCTCTTCCCGGAGATCGTCCCCGAGCTGTCGAAGCGGCTGGAGGGGCGCGTCCTGGTCGCCCACAACGCGATGTTCGACTGGTCGATGATCGCCCGCGAGTACGCCCGCGCCGAGGCCGAGGCGCCCGTACGGCAGCGGCTGTGCACCATCGCGCTCTCCAAGGAGCTGCGGCTGCCGCTGCCCAACCACAAGCTGGAGTCCCTCGCCGCGCACTACGGCGTCACCCAGCAGCACGCCCACCACGCGCTCGACGACGCCCGGGTGCTGGCGGAGGCGTTCCGGCCCAGTCTGCGGCTGGCCGCCCAGGCCAACCTGCGCCTGCCGCTGCTGGCCTGCCAGCCGCTCACCGAGTGGGCGGACGGCCCGGCGGCGCCCCGGCAGCGGCCGGCCGCGGCCGCCTACCGGCCCACCAGTTGGCGCCCGTCGCGCAAGCGGCCCGCCTGCCCGTACCCGAACCCCGGACGGTACGAGCCGGGTGCCCGGCTGGTGCAGGGGATGCGGGTGGCGTTCTCCGGCGACACCTCCGTCGACCGTGAGCTGCTGGAGGACCGCGCGATCGAGGCCGGACTGCACGTGGCCACCAGCGTCTCCCGGCTGACCAGCCTGCTGGTCACCAACGACCCGGAGTCCCGGACCTCCAAGACCGCCAAGGCCGCCTCCTTCGGCACGCCGGTGATCGACGAGGCGGCCTTCATGCAGCTCCTCCAGGACGTGGCCCCGGCGCCTGCGTCCGGGTGA
- a CDS encoding sterol desaturase family protein, translated as MPHLPDVVLWSVPAFVVLTVVEMVSYRLHPDEDAAGYEAKDAATSVGMGLGSLVFDALWKIPIVAVYSAVYTLTPLRVPVLWWTLPLMLLVQDFFYYWSHRGHHVIRVLWACHVVHHSSEKFNFTTALRQPWTTWTVWPFYLPMIALGVHPAAVAFCSGANLVYQFWVHTERVGKLPRPFEYVLNTPSHHRVHHASQGGYLDRNFGGILIIWDRMFGSFVPETERPVYGLTKNIHTFNPLRVATHEYAAIARDVRAAGSWSERAGRVFRGPGWQPAGAAAGKPPEKATEKTGAPGAAGPAGVTKKSTGAPKKSTGAEKEPVA; from the coding sequence ATGCCGCACCTGCCCGATGTCGTGCTGTGGTCCGTGCCCGCTTTCGTCGTCCTCACCGTGGTGGAGATGGTGAGCTACCGCCTCCATCCCGACGAGGACGCCGCCGGGTACGAGGCCAAGGACGCGGCGACCAGCGTCGGCATGGGACTGGGCAGCCTGGTCTTCGACGCGCTGTGGAAGATCCCGATCGTCGCCGTCTACTCGGCCGTCTACACACTGACGCCGCTGCGCGTGCCCGTCCTGTGGTGGACGCTGCCGCTGATGCTGCTCGTCCAGGACTTCTTCTACTACTGGTCGCACCGCGGCCACCACGTCATCCGCGTCCTGTGGGCGTGCCACGTCGTGCACCACTCCAGCGAGAAGTTCAACTTCACCACCGCGCTGCGCCAGCCCTGGACGACCTGGACGGTCTGGCCGTTCTACCTGCCGATGATCGCGCTCGGCGTGCACCCGGCCGCGGTCGCGTTCTGCTCGGGCGCCAACCTCGTCTACCAGTTCTGGGTGCACACCGAGCGCGTCGGCAAGCTGCCCAGGCCCTTCGAGTACGTCCTGAACACCCCCTCGCACCACCGGGTGCACCACGCCTCGCAGGGCGGCTACCTGGACCGCAACTTCGGCGGCATCCTCATCATTTGGGACCGGATGTTCGGCTCGTTCGTCCCGGAGACGGAACGCCCCGTGTACGGCCTCACCAAGAACATCCACACCTTCAACCCGCTCCGCGTCGCCACCCACGAGTACGCGGCCATCGCGCGCGACGTCCGGGCGGCGGGAAGCTGGAGCGAGCGGGCGGGGCGGGTGTTCCGGGGGCCGGGGTGGCAGCCGGCGGGGGCCGCGGCCGGCAAGCCTCCCGAGAAGGCCACCGAGAAGACCGGTGCGCCCGGAGCCGCCGGGCCCGCCGGTGTCACGAAGAAGTCCACCGGTGCCCCGAAGAAGTCCACCGGCGCCGAGAAGGAGCCCGTAGCGTGA
- a CDS encoding TIGR03086 family metal-binding protein, whose product MRAALRRLAEYSARTAPVVPSATAAEDAARVAHLMRERGEAALAAGVAADSPAAGPVVAELVAAWLPTQAGTADPPERDDARARRRLLEQLEAAAEPHIERYWQLMCAATGRPQPPRWDAAGAWTAAALRAHPEPGPGVVLPPAPDAQRALYVYERVAAHVTALVDAVPEEALERPTPCDGWTVRQLIDHMTWENLMITSIARDAPRADQDADHLGADHAAAFRESVAGLLAAFTGSGMLTRTYGPYEAPGALFAQQAAVELLAHGWDLARALGAPTGLAPEVADEVLAAARGIYGAAPRTEGGSFAPERPAPEGAGGADRLAAYLGR is encoded by the coding sequence GTGCGGGCCGCGCTGCGGCGGCTGGCCGAGTACAGCGCCCGCACCGCCCCCGTCGTACCGTCCGCGACGGCCGCCGAGGACGCCGCACGCGTCGCCCACCTGATGCGCGAGCGCGGCGAGGCGGCTCTCGCGGCCGGTGTCGCCGCCGACTCCCCGGCGGCCGGGCCCGTCGTGGCCGAGCTGGTCGCCGCGTGGCTGCCGACGCAGGCCGGTACGGCCGACCCGCCCGAGCGGGACGACGCCCGCGCGCGCCGCCGGCTGCTGGAGCAGTTGGAGGCCGCGGCCGAGCCGCACATCGAGCGGTACTGGCAACTGATGTGCGCCGCCACCGGCCGCCCGCAGCCGCCCCGTTGGGACGCGGCGGGTGCCTGGACCGCCGCCGCACTGCGCGCCCACCCAGAGCCCGGCCCCGGCGTCGTCCTGCCGCCCGCACCGGACGCGCAGCGCGCGCTGTACGTGTACGAGCGGGTGGCCGCGCACGTCACCGCGCTGGTCGACGCCGTACCGGAGGAGGCGCTGGAGCGGCCCACGCCGTGCGACGGCTGGACCGTACGGCAGCTCATCGACCACATGACCTGGGAAAACCTCATGATCACCTCGATCGCCCGGGACGCGCCGCGCGCCGACCAGGACGCCGATCACCTGGGCGCCGACCACGCCGCCGCCTTCCGGGAATCGGTGGCCGGACTGCTCGCCGCCTTCACCGGCAGCGGGATGCTGACGCGTACGTACGGCCCCTACGAGGCGCCCGGCGCGCTCTTCGCGCAGCAGGCCGCCGTCGAACTCCTCGCGCACGGCTGGGACCTGGCCCGCGCGCTCGGCGCGCCGACCGGTCTGGCGCCGGAGGTCGCGGACGAGGTGCTGGCAGCGGCCCGCGGCATCTACGGGGCGGCGCCGCGCACGGAGGGCGGCTCGTTCGCCCCGGAGCGGCCCGCGCCCGAGGGAGCGGGCGGTGCGGACCGGCTCGCCGCCTACCTGGGCAGATGA
- a CDS encoding MerR family transcriptional regulator, which translates to MNEDGDGLLTIGALARLTGVTVKTVRRCSDEGLLPPAARTPAGYRLYGPDAPARLETVRTLRELGIGTAEIRAVLHSGRTVADAARHWADALDAQIRTLRLRRAVLRAMAARGTAAEELPDVHRLARLTAAERRRVIEEFVTDSLDGVAAPAYRAGLLAAAPICPRTRRPPNSAPGSTWPNTSSAPRCGPRCGGWPSTAPAPPPSYRPRRPPRTPHASPT; encoded by the coding sequence ATGAACGAGGACGGCGACGGCCTGCTGACGATCGGCGCGCTGGCCCGGCTCACCGGAGTCACGGTGAAGACGGTCCGGCGCTGTTCCGACGAGGGCCTGCTGCCGCCCGCCGCCCGCACCCCCGCGGGCTACCGGCTGTACGGCCCCGACGCCCCCGCCCGCCTGGAGACCGTGCGCACCCTGCGCGAACTCGGCATCGGCACCGCGGAGATCCGCGCCGTCCTGCACAGCGGACGCACCGTCGCCGACGCCGCCCGGCACTGGGCGGACGCGCTGGACGCGCAGATCCGCACCCTGCGGCTGCGGCGCGCCGTACTGCGGGCGATGGCCGCGCGGGGGACCGCAGCCGAGGAGCTACCGGACGTGCACCGACTGGCCCGCCTGACCGCCGCCGAACGCCGCCGCGTCATCGAGGAGTTCGTCACCGACTCCCTCGACGGCGTGGCCGCCCCTGCCTACCGTGCCGGCCTGCTGGCCGCCGCCCCGATCTGCCCGAGGACCCGGCGCCCGCCCAACTCGGCGCCTGGCTCGACCTGGCCGAACACGTCCAGCGCCCCGAGGTGCGGGCCGCGCTGCGGCGGCTGGCCGAGTACAGCGCCCGCACCGCCCCCGTCGTACCGTCCGCGACGGCCGCCGAGGACGCCGCACGCGTCGCCCACCTGA
- a CDS encoding lysoplasmalogenase translates to MSTAARTARVLLGAFAVLTAVHLGALLAGATTVVHLTKPALMPVLAGYVLAAGAPRLLAVALLFGCGGDTLLQTGDDALFLVGMGSFAAGHVCYLVLLTRRGAFPGGLRLSGPLAACYAAAWLGFVALLWPDLAADLRLPVAAYSLLLTATAFSALRLGPRAALGGLLFLLSDSLLATGLAHWQQPPAAQFWVMLTYAAAQYALADGVRRTYTAGERTGVAGAARAYGEVHSTTV, encoded by the coding sequence GTGAGCACCGCCGCGCGCACCGCGCGGGTCCTGCTCGGCGCCTTCGCCGTGCTGACCGCCGTCCACCTCGGCGCGCTGCTCGCCGGGGCCACCACCGTCGTCCATCTGACCAAACCGGCGCTGATGCCGGTCCTGGCCGGGTACGTGCTGGCCGCCGGAGCACCCCGGCTGCTCGCCGTCGCGCTGCTCTTCGGCTGCGGCGGCGACACCCTCCTCCAGACCGGCGACGACGCGCTGTTCCTCGTCGGCATGGGCTCCTTCGCCGCCGGACACGTCTGCTACCTGGTCCTTCTCACCCGGCGCGGCGCCTTCCCGGGCGGGCTCCGGCTCTCCGGACCGCTCGCCGCCTGTTACGCGGCCGCCTGGCTCGGCTTCGTCGCCCTGCTGTGGCCGGACCTGGCGGCGGATCTGCGGCTGCCGGTCGCCGCGTACAGCCTGCTGCTCACCGCGACGGCCTTCAGTGCCCTGCGGCTCGGGCCGCGGGCCGCGCTCGGCGGGCTGCTCTTCCTGCTCTCCGACTCGCTGCTCGCCACCGGTCTGGCCCACTGGCAGCAGCCGCCCGCCGCCCAGTTCTGGGTGATGCTGACCTACGCGGCGGCTCAGTACGCGCTGGCCGACGGCGTACGGCGGACGTACACGGCAGGGGAGCGGACCGGGGTGGCGGGTGCCGCACGGGCGTACGGTGAGGTGCACAGTACGACCGTCTGA
- a CDS encoding SURF1 family protein: MYRFLLSRQWVILTLVGLVLIPVMIKLGFWQYHRHEHRVAQNQLIADNLHAAPVPVTDLTAPGRTLPRDDMWRRVTASGTYDTRHEVVVRQRTAADEKTIGYYVLTPLVLDQGPRKGTTVLVNRGWIAAGNDLTRFPDVPAAPKGRVTVTGRMMADETTEGSGIKDKRGLPDRQVMLINSERQAEALHRPVLGGYIEQTAPEPPGGTPELVPEPDHDSIGPHMAYAVQWWLFAAAVPVGWFVLVRRERKDRLAAAESADSAESAPAEPLSRTVASTE; the protein is encoded by the coding sequence GTGTACCGCTTCCTGTTGTCCCGGCAGTGGGTGATCCTCACCCTCGTGGGCCTCGTCCTGATCCCCGTCATGATCAAGCTGGGGTTCTGGCAGTACCACCGCCATGAACACCGGGTCGCGCAGAACCAGCTCATCGCGGACAACCTGCACGCCGCCCCGGTACCGGTCACCGACCTGACCGCCCCCGGCCGGACGCTGCCCCGCGACGACATGTGGCGCCGGGTCACCGCCTCCGGCACGTACGACACCCGGCACGAGGTCGTGGTCCGCCAGCGCACCGCCGCCGACGAGAAGACCATCGGCTACTACGTGCTGACGCCACTCGTCCTGGACCAGGGGCCGCGCAAGGGCACCACCGTCCTGGTCAACCGCGGCTGGATCGCCGCGGGCAACGACCTCACCCGCTTCCCCGACGTGCCCGCCGCCCCCAAGGGCCGGGTCACCGTCACCGGCCGGATGATGGCGGACGAGACCACCGAAGGCAGCGGCATCAAGGACAAGCGCGGCCTGCCCGACCGCCAGGTCATGCTGATCAACAGCGAACGGCAGGCCGAGGCCCTGCACCGGCCGGTGCTCGGCGGCTACATCGAGCAGACCGCGCCGGAGCCGCCCGGCGGCACGCCCGAGCTGGTGCCCGAGCCGGACCACGACAGCATCGGCCCGCACATGGCCTACGCGGTCCAGTGGTGGCTGTTCGCCGCGGCCGTGCCCGTCGGCTGGTTCGTCCTGGTCCGCCGGGAGCGCAAGGACCGGCTCGCCGCCGCAGAGAGCGCCGACAGCGCCGAATCCGCCCCTGCCGAGCCCTTGAGCCGTACAGTCGCCAGCACCGAGTAG